In one window of Pseudomonas sp. IAC-BECa141 DNA:
- the htpX gene encoding protease HtpX produces the protein MMRILLFLATNLAVVLIASITLSLFGFNGFMAANGVDLNLNQLLVFCAVFGFAGSLFSLFISKWMAKMSTSTQVITQPRTRHEQWLLQTVEQLSREAGIKMPEVGIFPAYEANAFATGWNKNDALVAVSQGLLERFKEDEVRAVLAHEIGHVANGDMVTLALIQGVVNTFVMFFARIIGNFVDKVIFKNEEGQGMAYYIATIFAELVLGILASAIVMWFSRKREFRADDAGARLAGTGAMINALQRLRAEQGLPVHMPDTLNAFGINGGIKQGFARMFMSHPPLEERIDALRRRG, from the coding sequence ATGATGCGCATCCTGCTGTTCTTGGCCACTAACCTGGCGGTCGTGCTGATAGCCAGCATCACCCTGAGCCTTTTCGGCTTCAACGGGTTCATGGCGGCCAACGGGGTTGACCTCAACCTCAATCAGCTGCTGGTTTTCTGTGCAGTCTTTGGTTTCGCCGGTTCCCTGTTCTCGCTGTTCATCTCCAAGTGGATGGCGAAGATGAGCACCAGCACCCAGGTCATCACCCAGCCACGCACTCGCCACGAACAATGGCTGCTGCAAACCGTCGAGCAACTGTCCCGGGAGGCCGGGATCAAGATGCCCGAAGTCGGGATTTTCCCGGCCTACGAAGCCAACGCCTTCGCCACCGGCTGGAACAAGAACGACGCTCTCGTCGCGGTCAGCCAGGGCTTGCTCGAGCGCTTCAAGGAAGACGAAGTGCGGGCCGTGCTGGCCCACGAGATCGGCCACGTGGCCAACGGCGACATGGTCACCCTGGCGCTGATCCAGGGCGTGGTGAACACGTTCGTGATGTTCTTCGCGCGGATCATCGGCAACTTCGTCGACAAGGTGATCTTCAAAAACGAAGAAGGCCAGGGCATGGCCTACTACATCGCGACCATCTTCGCCGAACTGGTACTGGGCATTCTGGCCAGCGCAATCGTGATGTGGTTCTCGCGCAAACGCGAGTTCCGTGCCGACGATGCCGGTGCACGTCTGGCCGGTACGGGCGCAATGATCAACGCCTTGCAACGTCTGCGCGCCGAACAGGGCCTGCCGGTGCACATGCCTGACACCCTGAACGCCTTCGGCATCAACGGTGGTATCAAACAAGGGTTCGCCCGCATGTTCATGAGCCACCCGCCGCTGGAAGAGCGTATCGACGCCCTGCGTCGTCGCGGTTGA
- a CDS encoding MarR family winged helix-turn-helix transcriptional regulator → MNSLSADSLKLDSQLCFKLYAASRAVIRAYKPMLEQLGLTYPQYLAMLVLWEWQQTMPEQPTVKALGERLALDSGTLTPLLKRLEQLQLVQRQRSARDEREVHLSLTPQGQALREQVGPLKARLLCDSGVDLDRLNVLRDGLDHLLGQIKALS, encoded by the coding sequence ATGAACAGCTTGTCCGCCGATTCGCTGAAGCTCGACAGCCAGCTGTGTTTCAAGTTGTATGCCGCTTCGCGGGCGGTGATTCGTGCCTACAAGCCGATGCTTGAACAGCTCGGTCTGACCTATCCGCAATACCTGGCGATGCTGGTGTTGTGGGAATGGCAGCAAACCATGCCGGAGCAACCCACGGTCAAGGCGCTGGGTGAGCGTCTGGCACTGGATTCCGGCACGCTGACGCCGCTGCTAAAGCGTCTGGAGCAACTGCAGCTGGTCCAGCGTCAGCGCTCGGCCCGGGACGAGCGTGAAGTACATCTGAGCCTCACACCTCAGGGGCAAGCGCTGCGTGAACAGGTCGGGCCGTTGAAAGCACGGCTGCTGTGCGACAGCGGGGTGGATCTGGACCGGCTCAATGTCTTGCGTGACGGTCTCGATCACTTGCTGGGGCAGATCAAGGCACTGTCGTAG
- a CDS encoding glutathione peroxidase, producing the protein MSDNLLNIPCTTIKGEQKTLADFAGKAVLVVNTASKCGFTPQYKGLEELWQTYKDQGLVVLGFPCNQFGKQEPGNEGAISEFCELNYGVSFPLFKKIEVNGADAHPLFVQLKKRAPGVLGSQGIKWNFTKFLIGKDGQLVKRFAPATKPQDLSREIEALLK; encoded by the coding sequence ATGAGCGATAACCTGTTGAACATTCCGTGCACCACCATCAAAGGCGAGCAAAAGACCCTCGCCGACTTCGCCGGCAAGGCAGTGCTGGTGGTCAATACCGCCAGCAAATGCGGTTTCACCCCGCAGTACAAAGGCCTTGAGGAGCTGTGGCAGACCTACAAGGATCAGGGCCTGGTGGTATTGGGTTTTCCGTGCAATCAGTTCGGCAAGCAGGAGCCGGGTAACGAGGGCGCCATCAGCGAGTTTTGCGAGCTGAATTACGGGGTCAGCTTCCCGCTGTTCAAGAAGATCGAAGTCAACGGTGCCGACGCGCACCCACTGTTCGTGCAATTGAAGAAACGCGCGCCAGGCGTGCTGGGCTCCCAGGGCATCAAGTGGAACTTCACCAAATTCCTGATCGGCAAGGACGGCCAGTTGGTCAAGCGCTTCGCCCCGGCTACCAAGCCGCAGGATCTGAGCCGCGAGATCGAAGCCCTGCTCAAATGA
- a CDS encoding thiopurine S-methyltransferase, whose amino-acid sequence MQPEFWHKKWESNQIGFHQPEVNPYLQRHWPDLAIPAQARVLVPLCGKSLDLLWLAGRGYQVLGVELSEKAVEDFFLEQQLQPQVSEQGDFKIYRAGAIELWCGDFFLLTAADVAGCTALYDRAAVIALPPSMRERYAAHLQGLLPTCRGLLVTLDYDQSQMPGPPFSVDDAEVQRLLGRVWRVEMLEEQDVLGDSWKFVQAGVTRLEERVYRISGQ is encoded by the coding sequence ATGCAGCCGGAGTTTTGGCACAAGAAGTGGGAATCGAACCAGATCGGCTTTCACCAGCCTGAGGTGAACCCGTATTTACAGCGGCACTGGCCCGATCTGGCCATCCCGGCGCAGGCACGTGTGCTGGTGCCGTTGTGTGGGAAAAGCCTGGATCTGCTGTGGCTCGCCGGCCGTGGCTATCAGGTGCTCGGCGTCGAGCTGTCGGAGAAGGCCGTGGAAGACTTTTTCCTTGAGCAGCAATTGCAGCCGCAGGTCAGCGAGCAGGGCGACTTCAAGATTTATCGCGCCGGCGCGATCGAGTTGTGGTGCGGGGATTTCTTCTTGCTGACGGCGGCTGACGTGGCCGGTTGCACCGCCTTGTACGACCGGGCGGCGGTGATTGCCTTGCCGCCGTCGATGCGCGAACGTTATGCAGCGCACTTGCAGGGCCTGTTGCCGACTTGCCGAGGGCTGCTGGTGACGCTGGATTACGACCAGTCGCAGATGCCCGGGCCGCCATTTTCCGTGGACGATGCCGAAGTGCAGCGTTTGCTGGGCCGTGTCTGGCGCGTCGAGATGCTGGAAGAACAGGACGTACTCGGTGATAGCTGGAAGTTCGTGCAGGCCGGCGTAACTCGGCTGGAGGAGCGGGTGTACCGGATTTCCGGGCAGTAA
- a CDS encoding GAF domain-containing protein: MIDLQQSGQGLEGYGMLAAQLESLLADERDFIANAAQFSAFLYNQLDDLNWAGFYLNRNEELVLGPFQGQIACVRIPFGRGVCGAAAASLQTQRVEDVHAFPGHIACDSASNSELVVPLVKDGRLIGVLDLDSPKLARFGAEDQAGIEQLAAIFLRLTDC, translated from the coding sequence ATGATTGATTTGCAACAGAGCGGCCAGGGCCTCGAAGGCTATGGCATGTTGGCCGCGCAACTGGAGTCGCTGCTGGCGGACGAACGCGATTTCATCGCCAACGCCGCGCAGTTTTCGGCGTTCCTGTACAACCAGCTCGATGACCTGAACTGGGCCGGTTTCTACCTCAATCGCAACGAAGAGCTGGTGCTTGGCCCGTTCCAGGGCCAGATCGCCTGCGTGCGCATTCCGTTCGGTCGCGGTGTGTGCGGCGCGGCAGCTGCCAGCCTGCAAACGCAACGGGTCGAAGACGTTCACGCGTTCCCCGGCCATATCGCCTGCGACAGTGCGTCGAACAGCGAGCTGGTTGTGCCGTTGGTCAAGGACGGTCGTCTGATCGGTGTGCTCGACCTCGACAGCCCGAAGCTCGCGCGTTTCGGTGCCGAGGATCAGGCCGGGATCGAACAGCTGGCGGCGATTTTCCTGCGCCTGACCGACTGCTGA
- a CDS encoding response regulator yields MLEQRRETEVVQHPMDIKFTHRLSYKQARLTVLVGFILGTLLSLLQIGIDYASEDASINREILSLLEISHNPASRIAYNIDAELAQELTLGLLRSPAIISARLTDNNQTVLANVKRPELQSGYRMISDFLFGAKRQFEDRLYLDHLPNESLGTLSLEVDTYAFGSRFLRRAEVTLINGFARSLILTGILLALFYVMLTKPLVRVIRELSSRDPRSAEPTTLECPGGHANDEIGVLVKVANQQFENIATEIQQRRNAENRLTDYLAQLEDIVSARTAELKAINARLSQSNRELEVARSTALDMAEARSAFLANMSHEIRTPLNGLLGMIALSLDGPLNPEQQQQLSIAHDSGKVLVELLNDILDLSKFDAGQLELEHIPFDLGSLIEDTANLLSQNAAPSVELTCLIDPYFPALVLGDPTRVRQIVSNLLSNALKFTRFGRVDVRLSTWKDGVRIEVCDTGIGIAQEAQVKIFQPFTQAGAGITRQYGGTGLGLALTHNLCEAMQGRLTISSEVGFGSQFCAELPLPCHTRAVIPPPLHGKVLAITSAVSGLAELLESLLPVWGLTYEQRTLDDPLLGLSPDVIITDCPECLFGLRPAMTAPILLVTAYGSFMPGEEATALAPLQQQARPLARNALYQNLRRTLLPDLSTIDRARLESVPSQRRGRVLLVEDNPVNQLVAKGMLGKLGCEVVVAAHGVEALDQLEHDDFDLVLMDCNMPVMDGYEASRQIRQSGRWPHLPIVALTANAMSEERERCRAAGMSDYLAKPFRREELAALLDQWIPTTTVP; encoded by the coding sequence ATGCTTGAGCAGCGAAGGGAAACGGAAGTGGTTCAACACCCCATGGATATCAAATTCACCCACCGGCTGTCGTACAAACAGGCCCGGCTTACCGTGCTGGTCGGGTTCATTCTGGGCACGCTGCTCAGCCTGCTGCAAATCGGCATCGATTATGCCAGTGAAGACGCGTCCATCAACCGTGAAATCCTGTCTTTGCTGGAAATCAGTCACAACCCGGCCTCGCGCATCGCCTACAACATCGATGCCGAACTGGCGCAGGAGCTGACCCTGGGACTGCTGCGCTCGCCGGCCATCATTTCCGCACGCCTGACCGACAACAACCAGACGGTGCTGGCCAACGTCAAACGCCCGGAGCTGCAAAGCGGCTACCGGATGATCAGCGACTTCCTGTTCGGCGCCAAACGCCAGTTCGAAGACCGCCTCTATCTCGATCACTTGCCCAACGAATCCCTCGGCACCCTCAGTCTGGAAGTCGACACCTACGCGTTCGGCAGCCGCTTCCTGCGCCGGGCCGAGGTCACGCTGATCAACGGTTTCGCCCGCAGCCTGATTCTCACCGGGATCCTGCTCGCGCTGTTCTACGTGATGCTGACCAAACCGCTGGTGCGGGTGATCCGCGAACTCAGCAGTCGCGACCCGCGCAGTGCCGAACCGACCACCCTTGAATGTCCAGGCGGACACGCCAATGACGAGATCGGCGTACTGGTCAAGGTGGCCAATCAGCAGTTCGAGAACATCGCCACGGAAATCCAGCAGCGGCGCAATGCGGAAAACCGGCTCACCGATTACCTCGCGCAACTCGAAGACATCGTGTCCGCGCGTACCGCCGAGCTCAAGGCGATCAACGCGCGCCTCAGCCAGTCCAACCGGGAACTGGAAGTGGCCCGCAGCACCGCACTGGACATGGCCGAGGCACGCTCGGCATTTCTCGCCAACATGAGCCACGAGATCCGCACCCCGCTCAACGGCCTGCTGGGGATGATCGCCCTTTCGCTCGACGGCCCGCTCAACCCCGAACAACAGCAACAACTGTCCATCGCTCACGACTCTGGCAAGGTATTGGTGGAGCTGCTCAACGATATTCTCGACCTGTCGAAATTCGATGCCGGGCAACTGGAGCTCGAGCATATTCCGTTCGATCTCGGTTCGCTGATCGAAGACACCGCCAACCTGCTGTCGCAGAACGCGGCGCCGAGTGTCGAGCTGACTTGCCTGATCGATCCGTACTTCCCGGCACTGGTGCTCGGCGATCCGACCCGGGTCAGGCAGATCGTCAGCAATCTGTTGTCCAATGCCCTGAAATTCACTCGCTTCGGCCGAGTCGACGTGCGCTTGTCTACCTGGAAGGACGGTGTCCGGATCGAAGTCTGCGACACCGGCATCGGCATCGCCCAGGAAGCGCAGGTGAAGATTTTCCAGCCGTTCACCCAGGCGGGGGCCGGCATCACCCGCCAGTACGGCGGCACCGGGCTCGGCCTGGCACTGACCCATAACCTGTGCGAAGCCATGCAGGGGCGCCTGACCATCAGTTCCGAAGTGGGTTTCGGCAGTCAGTTCTGCGCCGAACTGCCATTGCCCTGCCACACCCGCGCGGTGATTCCGCCACCGTTGCACGGCAAGGTGCTGGCAATCACCAGCGCGGTCAGCGGGCTGGCAGAGCTGCTGGAAAGTCTGCTGCCGGTCTGGGGGCTGACCTACGAGCAGCGAACCCTCGACGATCCACTGCTTGGCCTGTCCCCCGACGTCATCATCACCGACTGCCCCGAATGCCTGTTCGGCCTGCGCCCGGCGATGACGGCGCCGATTCTGCTGGTAACCGCTTACGGAAGTTTCATGCCGGGTGAGGAAGCCACGGCCCTCGCGCCGTTGCAGCAGCAGGCGCGACCACTGGCCCGCAACGCGCTGTATCAGAATCTGCGCCGGACGCTGTTGCCGGACCTCTCCACCATCGACCGCGCGCGCCTCGAAAGCGTGCCGTCGCAGCGACGCGGTCGGGTGCTGCTGGTGGAGGACAACCCGGTCAACCAGTTGGTGGCCAAGGGCATGCTGGGGAAACTCGGCTGCGAAGTGGTCGTCGCCGCCCATGGTGTGGAAGCGCTGGATCAGCTGGAGCACGACGATTTCGATCTGGTGCTGATGGACTGCAACATGCCTGTGATGGACGGCTACGAAGCCAGTCGCCAGATTCGCCAGAGCGGCCGCTGGCCGCATCTGCCGATTGTCGCCCTGACCGCCAACGCCATGTCCGAGGAACGCGAACGCTGCAGGGCGGCGGGCATGAGCGACTATCTGGCCAAACCGTTTCGCCGTGAAGAGCTGGCGGCGCTGCTGGACCAGTGGATTCCGACTACGACAGTGCCTTGA
- a CDS encoding ATP-binding protein, translating into MDSRLNAFLERAESVLARIEPLLPAPRPVIDWGTCLAARWQRDGRSGYLLPLEVSLDMRLSDLIGVDRQLEQLGRNTQQFLDGMPANHALLWGSRGTGKSSLVRALLAEHASAGLRLIEIERDHLADLPRVVEQIAKLPQRFVLFCDDLSFESGEGDYRVLKSVLDGSLEQAPDNVLLYATSNRRHLVPEKESDNENWKRVDGELHPSEAVEDKIALSDRFGLWLSFYPFTQEHFLNVVEHWIGQLATKAGLSWERDEQLDILAVRWATGRGNRNGRCAYQFARYWVGLKLLEHKA; encoded by the coding sequence GTGGATTCCCGATTGAATGCTTTTCTTGAGCGCGCCGAGTCGGTTCTGGCGCGGATCGAACCGCTGCTGCCGGCTCCACGCCCGGTCATCGACTGGGGTACCTGCCTGGCTGCACGCTGGCAGCGTGACGGTCGCAGCGGTTATCTGCTGCCGCTGGAAGTCAGCCTCGACATGCGTCTGTCGGACCTGATCGGTGTCGACCGGCAGCTGGAGCAACTGGGCCGAAATACCCAGCAGTTTCTCGACGGCATGCCGGCCAACCATGCGCTGCTGTGGGGTTCGCGCGGCACCGGTAAATCGTCGCTGGTGCGCGCGCTGCTGGCTGAACATGCCTCGGCCGGTTTGCGTCTGATCGAAATCGAGCGCGATCACCTGGCAGACCTGCCACGAGTGGTGGAGCAGATCGCCAAGCTGCCGCAGCGCTTTGTGCTGTTCTGCGACGATTTGTCGTTCGAGTCCGGCGAAGGCGACTACCGCGTGCTGAAAAGCGTGCTCGACGGCTCGCTCGAACAGGCGCCGGACAACGTGTTGCTGTACGCCACCTCCAACCGTCGCCATCTGGTGCCGGAAAAGGAAAGCGACAACGAAAACTGGAAGCGCGTCGATGGCGAGCTGCATCCGAGCGAGGCGGTGGAAGACAAGATCGCGCTGTCGGATCGCTTCGGCCTGTGGCTGTCGTTCTATCCGTTTACCCAGGAACATTTCCTCAACGTCGTCGAGCACTGGATAGGCCAGTTGGCCACCAAGGCCGGCCTGAGCTGGGAGCGCGACGAACAACTGGACATCCTCGCCGTGCGCTGGGCAACCGGTCGTGGCAATCGCAACGGACGTTGCGCATACCAATTCGCCCGTTACTGGGTGGGACTGAAATTGTTGGAGCACAAGGCATGA
- a CDS encoding HD domain-containing phosphohydrolase: MPSPLRPEQRRFPLHVHISVMFTFLLLLTGVVLGLFNYRQTTQIILSSSEKLFNRIEQDVRLDLQATYAPIRHLLSLLADTPAARSSGLEPRLALLKPFSQSLTDNPDLASLYLGYGNGDFFMVRPLRTPALKNLLKAPEAAAFQVWSIEHDASGQAHSQSLFFDQALSPVGRQDNPDDPYDPRSRAWYINARQQTEQITTEPYVFFSTRNVGTTLARRSGDDAVIGADLTLDALSATLIKHVVTPATEIVLFDADGNAVAYPDSSRLIVDDRTARLAKVADLSPALHALFSGHQGNRIKADGRQWIVARSQLQEGGPKGLQMALLVPEDELLVDAYRMRWQGALITLATLLLCLPLGWLISRILVKPLHALVKEADAIRSFDFNFPVTRRSPVLEVDQLSLSMARMKDTLASFFRITDSLTAETRFAPLLQRVLFETVQIAQAQAGLIYLRENDGDRMEPCGLVVDGESQSLAAFDIQGHNLDTAPSPEWFRQLANANTVVSNLGFEQATDLQKVLLAMESPRVHLIGIRLHNRHNETVGLLVLLINDSGTASDLEKLRPDRIAFLQAVSGAAAVSIESQRLQARQKQLLDAFIQLLAGAIDAKSPYTGGHCQRVPELTLMLAHAAAASQAPAFSDYQPNEDEWEALHIAAWLHDCGKVTTPEYVVDKATKLETLNDRLHEIRTRFEVLKRDAWVSYWQAVAMGGDERQLAELRDATLTALDDDFAFVAHCNLGSEAMAEADLQRLQRIAQRTWTRTLDDRLGLSWEENRRQARTPAPTLPVSEPLLADKQEHLLERAEGELIPEDNPWGFKLDVPPYKYNRGELYNLSIPRGTLTREERYIINHHMVQTILMLSHLPFPGHLNSVAEIAGGHHEKMDGTGYPKRLKREDMSLPARMMAIADIFEALTAADRPYKKAKSLSEALGIMATMCREAHIDAELFGLFVRDGVYLQYATRFLDPRQIDAVDPAAVLLKAGLAA, from the coding sequence ATGCCCAGCCCACTGCGCCCGGAACAACGCCGGTTCCCGCTGCATGTGCACATCAGCGTCATGTTCACCTTTCTGCTGTTGCTCACCGGGGTGGTGCTGGGTCTGTTCAACTATCGACAGACCACACAGATCATCCTGTCGAGCAGCGAAAAACTGTTCAATCGCATCGAACAGGATGTACGCCTCGATCTGCAAGCCACTTATGCACCGATCCGGCATTTGCTGAGTCTGTTGGCCGACACCCCTGCCGCCCGGTCTTCCGGTCTCGAACCGCGCCTGGCGCTGCTCAAGCCGTTCAGCCAGTCCCTGACGGACAATCCGGATCTGGCCTCGCTGTATCTGGGATATGGCAACGGCGACTTCTTCATGGTTCGTCCTTTGCGCACGCCGGCGCTGAAAAACCTGCTCAAGGCACCCGAGGCAGCGGCTTTTCAGGTCTGGAGCATCGAACACGACGCCAGCGGTCAGGCGCATTCGCAGTCGCTGTTCTTCGATCAGGCCCTGTCCCCGGTCGGCCGGCAGGACAACCCCGACGATCCTTATGATCCCCGCAGCCGGGCGTGGTACATCAACGCGCGGCAGCAGACCGAACAGATCACCACCGAACCCTACGTCTTTTTCTCCACCCGCAACGTCGGCACGACACTGGCTCGACGCAGCGGTGATGACGCGGTGATCGGTGCCGACCTGACCCTCGACGCACTCTCCGCAACCCTGATCAAACACGTGGTGACACCCGCCACGGAAATCGTCCTGTTCGACGCCGACGGCAATGCCGTGGCCTATCCCGACAGCAGCCGGTTGATCGTCGATGACCGAACCGCGCGTCTGGCCAAGGTTGCCGACTTGAGCCCCGCCCTGCATGCCTTGTTTTCCGGTCACCAGGGCAATCGGATCAAGGCCGACGGCCGGCAATGGATCGTCGCCCGCAGCCAGTTGCAGGAAGGTGGACCGAAAGGCTTGCAGATGGCGTTGCTGGTGCCGGAGGACGAGTTGCTGGTCGACGCCTACCGCATGCGCTGGCAAGGCGCGCTGATCACGCTGGCCACCCTTCTGCTGTGCCTGCCGCTGGGCTGGCTGATCTCGCGAATTCTGGTCAAGCCGCTGCATGCGCTGGTCAAGGAGGCCGACGCGATTCGCAGTTTCGATTTCAATTTTCCCGTGACCCGACGTTCGCCGGTGCTGGAGGTCGACCAGTTGAGTCTGTCGATGGCCCGCATGAAAGACACTCTGGCCAGTTTCTTTCGGATCACCGACAGTCTGACCGCCGAAACCCGCTTCGCCCCGCTGCTGCAACGGGTGCTGTTCGAGACCGTGCAGATCGCCCAGGCCCAGGCGGGCCTGATTTATCTGCGCGAAAACGATGGCGATCGCATGGAACCCTGCGGTCTGGTGGTCGACGGCGAGTCCCAAAGCCTGGCCGCGTTCGATATTCAGGGGCACAACCTTGACACCGCTCCGAGTCCCGAATGGTTCCGACAACTGGCGAACGCCAACACGGTCGTGAGCAATCTGGGTTTCGAACAGGCCACCGACCTGCAGAAAGTGCTGCTGGCCATGGAATCGCCGAGGGTTCATCTGATCGGTATCCGCCTGCATAACCGGCACAACGAGACCGTCGGCCTGCTGGTACTGCTGATCAATGACAGCGGTACGGCGAGCGATCTGGAAAAGCTGCGGCCCGATCGCATCGCCTTCCTGCAAGCGGTGTCCGGGGCGGCGGCGGTGAGTATCGAGAGCCAGCGCCTGCAAGCCCGGCAGAAACAATTGCTGGACGCGTTCATTCAGTTGCTGGCCGGCGCCATCGACGCCAAGAGCCCTTATACCGGCGGGCATTGCCAGCGCGTGCCGGAGCTGACGCTGATGCTCGCCCATGCCGCAGCGGCCAGTCAGGCACCGGCGTTCAGTGACTACCAGCCGAACGAAGACGAATGGGAGGCCTTGCATATTGCCGCGTGGCTGCACGATTGCGGCAAGGTCACGACCCCGGAATACGTGGTCGACAAAGCCACCAAACTGGAAACCCTGAACGATCGTCTTCATGAAATCCGCACCCGCTTCGAAGTGCTCAAGCGCGATGCATGGGTCAGCTACTGGCAAGCCGTGGCCATGGGCGGCGATGAACGGCAACTGGCCGAGCTGCGCGACGCAACCCTGACAGCACTGGATGACGATTTTGCATTCGTCGCCCACTGCAATCTGGGCAGTGAAGCGATGGCCGAGGCCGATCTGCAACGTCTGCAACGTATTGCGCAACGTACCTGGACCCGCACGCTGGATGATCGACTGGGCTTGTCGTGGGAAGAGAACCGGCGTCAGGCACGCACCCCGGCACCGACCTTGCCGGTCAGCGAACCGCTGCTGGCGGACAAGCAGGAACATCTGCTGGAACGCGCCGAGGGCGAGCTGATTCCGGAGGACAATCCGTGGGGCTTCAAGCTCGACGTGCCGCCTTACAAATACAATCGCGGCGAGCTCTACAACCTCAGCATTCCTCGGGGCACGCTGACCCGCGAAGAACGTTACATCATCAACCACCACATGGTGCAGACGATCCTGATGCTCAGTCACCTGCCCTTCCCCGGGCATTTGAACAGCGTGGCGGAAATCGCCGGGGGGCATCACGAAAAGATGGATGGCACCGGTTATCCCAAGCGCCTGAAACGCGAAGACATGAGCCTGCCGGCGCGGATGATGGCGATTGCCGACATCTTTGAAGCCCTGACCGCCGCCGACCGCCCGTACAAAAAGGCCAAGTCCCTCAGTGAAGCGCTGGGGATCATGGCCACCATGTGCCGCGAGGCTCACATCGATGCCGAGCTGTTCGGGCTGTTCGTTCGCGATGGCGTGTATCTGCAGTACGCCACGCGTTTTCTCGATCCACGGCAGATCGATGCCGTGGACCCGGCGGCCGTGCTGCTCAAGGCAGGCCTGGCGGCGTGA
- a CDS encoding pyridoxal phosphate-dependent aminotransferase has translation MQFSKSNKLANVCYDIRGPVLKHAKRLEEEGHRILKLNIGNPAPFGFEAPDEILQDVIRNLPTAQGYSDSKGLFSARKAVMQYYQQKQVEGVGIEDIYLGNGVSELIVMSLQALLNNGDEVLVPAPDYPLWTAAVSLAGGNAVHYLCDEGADWFPDLADIKAKITPNTKAMVIINPNNPTGAVYSKEVLLGMLELARQHNLVVFSDEIYDKILYDDAVHICTASLAPDLLCLTFNGLSKSYRVAGFRSGWIAISGPKHNAHSYIEGIDMLANMRLCANVPSQHAIQTALGGYQSINDLVLPQGRLLEQRNRTWELLNDIPGVSCVKPMGALYAFPKIDPKVCPIHNDEKFVLDLLLSEKLLVVQGTAFNWPWPDHFRVVTLPRVDDLDMAIGRIGNFLKSYRQ, from the coding sequence ATGCAGTTCAGCAAATCGAACAAGCTCGCCAACGTCTGCTACGACATTCGCGGCCCGGTGCTCAAGCACGCCAAACGCCTGGAAGAGGAAGGCCATCGCATCCTCAAGCTGAACATCGGCAACCCGGCGCCCTTTGGTTTCGAAGCGCCGGACGAAATTCTCCAGGATGTGATCCGCAACCTGCCGACCGCCCAGGGCTACAGCGATTCCAAAGGCCTGTTCAGCGCGCGCAAGGCGGTGATGCAGTACTACCAGCAGAAACAGGTCGAAGGTGTCGGCATCGAAGATATCTACCTGGGCAACGGCGTGTCCGAGCTGATCGTGATGTCGCTGCAGGCGCTGCTCAACAACGGCGACGAAGTGCTGGTGCCGGCGCCGGACTACCCGCTGTGGACCGCAGCCGTGAGCCTGGCCGGCGGTAACGCGGTGCATTACCTGTGCGACGAAGGTGCCGACTGGTTCCCGGACCTGGCCGACATCAAGGCCAAGATCACCCCGAACACCAAGGCGATGGTGATCATCAACCCGAACAACCCGACCGGCGCGGTGTATTCGAAGGAAGTGCTGCTGGGCATGCTCGAACTGGCCCGCCAGCACAATCTGGTGGTGTTCTCCGACGAGATCTACGACAAGATCCTCTACGACGACGCCGTACACATTTGCACCGCCTCGCTGGCCCCGGACTTGCTGTGCCTGACCTTCAACGGTCTGTCCAAGTCGTATCGCGTGGCGGGTTTCCGTTCCGGCTGGATCGCCATTTCCGGGCCGAAACACAACGCCCACAGCTATATCGAAGGCATCGACATGCTGGCCAACATGCGCCTGTGCGCCAACGTGCCGAGTCAGCATGCGATCCAGACCGCTCTGGGCGGCTATCAGAGCATCAACGATCTGGTACTGCCGCAAGGCCGCCTGCTGGAACAGCGCAACCGGACTTGGGAATTGCTCAACGACATTCCCGGCGTAAGCTGTGTGAAGCCGATGGGCGCGCTGTACGCGTTCCCGAAGATCGACCCGAAAGTCTGCCCGATCCACAACGACGAGAAATTCGTGCTCGACCTGCTGCTCTCCGAGAAGCTGCTGGTGGTGCAAGGCACGGCGTTCAACTGGCCGTGGCCTGACCACTTCCGCGTGGTCACCCTGCCGCGGGTCGATGACCTGGACATGGCCATCGGTCGTATCGGCAACTTCCTCAAGTCCTACCGCCAGTAA
- the msrB gene encoding peptide-methionine (R)-S-oxide reductase MsrB has protein sequence MEKIEKTLEEWRAMLDPEQFNVCRLSATERPFSGKYNATKTDGVYHCICCNEPLFDSRTKFDSGCGWPSFYAPIGDNAMTEIRDTSHGMIRTEVKCARCDAHLGHVFPDGPPPTGLRYCINSVCLDLVPRE, from the coding sequence ATGGAAAAGATTGAAAAGACCCTGGAAGAATGGCGGGCGATGCTCGACCCCGAGCAGTTCAACGTGTGCCGCCTGAGCGCCACCGAGCGGCCGTTCTCCGGCAAGTACAACGCCACCAAGACCGATGGCGTCTACCACTGCATCTGCTGCAACGAGCCGTTGTTCGACTCCAGGACCAAATTCGACTCCGGCTGCGGCTGGCCAAGCTTCTACGCGCCGATCGGCGACAACGCCATGACCGAAATCCGTGACACCAGCCACGGCATGATCCGCACCGAAGTGAAATGCGCCAGGTGCGATGCGCACTTGGGCCATGTGTTCCCTGACGGCCCGCCGCCGACCGGTCTGCGTTACTGCATCAACTCGGTGTGCCTGGACCTGGTGCCGCGCGAGTAA